A part of Solicola gregarius genomic DNA contains:
- a CDS encoding NAD-glutamate dehydrogenase, protein MGDDVVSADELTTLVERYYQHVPADELADRSIDARRAAVESQLRLATDRPQGTCRVRAFTPTVEQHGWDAGGHVVVEIVAVDMPFLVDSVTSFLTRSDYGIDLVIHPQFVVRRDITGALTEVEVDTDELEEIDDSDPTRMRESWMHLELDEISDPGAMELIEEGLQRTLRDVAEIVEDWQKMESRARQIVDGFETSRPPIEQAEVAQAAQLLSWLADGHFTFMGYREYDLVQVDGVDGLRPVAGSGLGILRSDTDALGGVKELPEAAAAKARDKTLLIITKANSRSTVHRPVYLDYIGVKTFDKAGAVIGERRFLGLFTSSAYTESVTRVPVLKDKVKGVLKRLGFDTASHSGKALIDLLETYPRDELFQTPLDDLVPIANAVLHLQERRQLRLFLRRDDYGRFLSCLIYLPRDRYMTQVRQRLERILASAVGGEPTVDFTARVTESVLARLHYVVRPERGHEIGELDRVALEQRLADATRSWDDDFRRAIDDVIGDAATTEILHTYGDAFPEAYKEDFGARTAVGDLRRLKSLTTPGEVALEYYAPGGADGGEGRLKIYRCGAPLSLSDVLPLFQALGVDVIDERPYQIHARSTESWIYDFGLRTRGGVTKADLELFQDAFLACWGKDAEADGFNRLVLAAGLTWRQVVILRAYATYLRQANAPFSQTYIEQSLLGNVEIARLLVELFEARFAVDPGKSGTAAVAPDDPDRRTRIEQVEKEIESALDAVVTLDEDRILRGYRNLIRATLRTNFYRTGDDGRARPFVSLKLEPTEIDDLPEPRPKYEIFCYSPRVEGVHLRFGKVARGGLRWSDRREDFRTEVLGLVKAQMVKNTVIVPVGSKGGFYCKDLPDPAADRDAWLAEGKACYTTFISSMLDVTDNRVDGVAVPPPDVVRWDSDDSYLVVAADKGTATFSDLANEISASYDYWLGDAFASGGSVGYDHKGMGITAKGAWESVRRHFREMGIDCQREDFTCVGIGDMSGDVFGNGMLLSEHTRLVAAFDHRHIFVDPNPDSATTYAERRRLYHLPRSSWADYDASLISDGGGVFSRTLKSIPLTAQMRAALGIDDDVTKLSPAQLQSAILRAPVDLLWNGGIGTYVKATSETNDDVGDKANNAIRVNGAQLRSKCVGEGGNLGLTQLGRIEYALNGGRINTDFIDNSAGVDTSDREVNIKILLDGVVRAGGLTREGRNDLLPTMTDEVGDLVLRDNYEQNVALANAAAGAASLLHVHADWIGQLERDGLLDRELEFLPSDEEMANRRSNGKGLTSPELSVLLAYTKIVLADRLIESDIADDAFFRGRLFSYFPTEVKHEYRKAMADHPLRREIIVTAIVNDLINNAGITFYHRLATETGVSVAALARAHAIAAEIYGVDGIQAEIDELDNVIPAEMQTRMRLILRTLTERTSRWMVNHRRQVDAEAAVDYFGTDVQRLLREMPNLLVGRELDIMRERAERLTEAGVPDALANRVASVEPAYAALGNVVTAKSHDVSAADVARVHFQLGDSLGLDRLLRRISSLPRDDRWQTMARAALRDDLYGVHHDLTGRVLRDTPADLSAAERVKAWIEQETGTLDRIEGMLEDIWGEETPDLARLSVGMRVVRSLLG, encoded by the coding sequence TTCCTCACCCGGAGCGACTACGGCATCGACCTGGTGATCCACCCGCAGTTCGTCGTACGCCGCGACATCACCGGTGCGCTCACCGAGGTCGAGGTCGACACCGACGAGCTGGAGGAGATCGACGACTCCGACCCGACCCGGATGCGCGAGTCGTGGATGCACCTCGAGCTCGACGAGATCTCCGACCCGGGTGCGATGGAGCTCATCGAGGAGGGCCTGCAGCGGACGCTGCGCGACGTCGCGGAGATCGTCGAGGACTGGCAGAAGATGGAGTCCCGCGCACGCCAGATCGTCGACGGGTTCGAAACGTCGCGGCCCCCGATCGAGCAGGCCGAGGTGGCGCAGGCGGCACAGCTGCTGAGCTGGCTTGCCGACGGGCACTTCACGTTCATGGGCTATCGCGAGTACGACCTCGTGCAGGTCGACGGCGTCGACGGGCTGCGGCCGGTCGCGGGCAGCGGGCTGGGCATCCTGCGGTCCGACACCGACGCGCTCGGCGGCGTCAAGGAGCTGCCCGAGGCCGCGGCGGCGAAGGCGCGCGACAAGACCCTGCTGATCATCACCAAGGCCAACTCCCGTTCCACGGTGCACCGGCCGGTCTATCTCGACTACATCGGCGTGAAGACGTTCGACAAGGCGGGCGCCGTCATCGGCGAGCGCCGCTTCCTCGGGCTGTTCACGTCGTCGGCGTACACCGAGAGCGTGACCCGGGTGCCCGTGCTCAAGGACAAGGTGAAGGGCGTCCTGAAGCGGCTCGGGTTCGACACCGCGAGCCACAGCGGCAAGGCCCTGATCGACCTGCTGGAGACGTACCCACGCGACGAGCTGTTCCAGACGCCGCTCGACGACCTCGTGCCGATCGCGAATGCCGTACTCCACCTGCAGGAGCGTCGCCAGCTGCGGCTCTTCCTGCGCCGCGACGACTACGGTCGCTTCCTGTCGTGCCTCATCTACCTTCCGCGCGACCGCTACATGACGCAGGTACGCCAACGCCTCGAGCGGATCCTCGCGAGCGCCGTCGGTGGCGAGCCGACCGTCGACTTCACCGCCCGGGTCACCGAGTCGGTGCTGGCGCGGCTCCACTACGTCGTACGCCCGGAGCGGGGACACGAGATCGGCGAGCTCGACCGGGTCGCCCTCGAGCAGCGGTTGGCCGACGCGACGCGGTCGTGGGACGACGACTTCCGCCGCGCGATCGACGACGTGATAGGCGACGCCGCAACCACCGAGATCCTGCACACCTACGGCGACGCGTTCCCGGAGGCGTACAAGGAGGACTTCGGCGCCCGGACGGCCGTCGGCGACCTCCGCCGGTTGAAGTCCCTCACCACGCCGGGTGAGGTGGCGCTCGAGTACTACGCGCCCGGGGGAGCAGACGGCGGCGAGGGACGCCTCAAGATCTACCGATGCGGCGCACCGTTGTCGTTGTCGGATGTGCTCCCGCTGTTCCAGGCGCTCGGTGTCGACGTCATCGACGAGCGGCCGTACCAGATCCACGCACGGAGCACCGAGTCGTGGATCTACGATTTCGGCCTGCGTACGCGGGGCGGCGTGACCAAGGCCGACCTCGAGCTGTTCCAGGACGCGTTCCTGGCCTGCTGGGGCAAGGACGCCGAGGCCGACGGCTTCAACCGACTGGTGCTGGCCGCGGGGCTGACCTGGCGCCAGGTTGTGATCCTGCGTGCGTACGCGACCTACCTGCGGCAGGCCAATGCGCCGTTCAGCCAGACCTACATCGAGCAGTCGTTGCTCGGTAACGTCGAGATCGCCCGGCTGCTGGTCGAGCTGTTCGAGGCGCGCTTCGCGGTCGACCCGGGCAAGTCCGGTACTGCGGCGGTCGCGCCCGACGACCCGGACCGCAGGACGCGCATCGAGCAGGTCGAGAAGGAGATCGAGAGTGCGCTCGACGCGGTCGTGACCCTCGACGAGGACCGAATCCTTCGCGGCTATCGCAACCTCATCCGGGCGACGCTGCGGACCAACTTCTACCGCACGGGCGATGACGGCCGGGCCCGCCCGTTCGTCTCGCTCAAGCTGGAGCCGACCGAGATCGACGACCTTCCCGAGCCGCGCCCGAAGTACGAGATCTTCTGCTACTCGCCCCGCGTGGAGGGCGTCCATCTGCGCTTCGGCAAGGTCGCGCGCGGAGGACTCCGCTGGTCCGACCGCCGCGAGGACTTCCGTACCGAGGTGCTCGGTCTGGTGAAGGCGCAGATGGTCAAGAACACCGTGATCGTGCCGGTGGGTTCGAAGGGTGGCTTCTACTGCAAGGATCTGCCCGATCCCGCCGCCGACCGCGACGCCTGGCTCGCCGAAGGCAAGGCGTGCTACACGACGTTCATCTCGAGCATGCTCGACGTCACCGACAACCGGGTCGACGGCGTTGCCGTGCCCCCGCCGGACGTCGTGCGCTGGGACAGCGACGACTCGTACCTCGTCGTCGCGGCCGACAAGGGCACAGCAACGTTCTCCGACCTCGCCAACGAGATCTCCGCCTCGTACGACTACTGGCTCGGCGACGCGTTCGCGTCGGGCGGGTCGGTCGGCTACGACCACAAGGGCATGGGCATCACCGCCAAGGGCGCGTGGGAGTCGGTGCGCAGGCACTTCCGCGAGATGGGGATCGACTGCCAGCGCGAGGACTTCACCTGTGTCGGCATCGGCGACATGTCCGGTGACGTGTTCGGCAACGGCATGCTGCTCTCCGAGCACACCCGGCTGGTTGCGGCGTTCGACCACCGGCACATCTTCGTCGACCCGAACCCCGATTCCGCCACGACGTACGCCGAGCGACGTCGCCTCTACCACCTACCGCGCTCGTCGTGGGCCGACTACGACGCCTCGCTGATCTCCGACGGCGGTGGGGTGTTCTCGCGTACGTTGAAGTCGATCCCGCTGACCGCGCAGATGCGCGCGGCGCTCGGGATCGACGACGACGTGACCAAGCTGTCGCCCGCACAGCTGCAGAGCGCCATCCTGCGCGCACCGGTCGACCTGTTGTGGAACGGCGGCATCGGCACGTACGTCAAGGCGACCAGCGAGACGAACGACGACGTGGGCGACAAGGCGAACAACGCGATTCGCGTCAACGGTGCGCAGCTGCGCAGCAAGTGCGTCGGTGAGGGCGGAAACCTCGGCCTCACCCAGCTCGGTCGGATCGAGTACGCCCTGAACGGCGGGCGCATCAACACCGACTTCATCGACAACTCGGCGGGCGTCGACACCTCCGACCGCGAGGTGAACATCAAGATCCTGCTCGACGGTGTCGTACGTGCCGGCGGGCTCACCCGCGAGGGCCGCAACGACCTGCTGCCGACGATGACCGACGAGGTCGGCGATCTCGTGCTGCGCGACAACTACGAGCAGAATGTCGCGCTCGCGAACGCCGCCGCCGGAGCCGCGAGCCTGCTGCACGTGCACGCCGACTGGATCGGCCAGCTCGAGCGCGACGGGCTGCTCGACCGTGAGCTGGAGTTCCTGCCGTCGGACGAGGAGATGGCCAACCGCCGCTCCAACGGCAAGGGTCTGACCTCTCCCGAGCTGTCGGTGCTGCTCGCGTACACCAAGATCGTGCTCGCCGACCGGCTGATCGAGTCCGACATCGCCGACGACGCGTTCTTCCGCGGGCGGCTGTTCAGCTACTTCCCGACCGAGGTCAAGCACGAGTACCGCAAGGCGATGGCAGACCACCCGCTGCGGCGCGAGATCATCGTGACGGCGATCGTCAACGACCTGATCAACAACGCCGGAATCACGTTCTACCACCGCCTCGCGACCGAGACCGGCGTGTCGGTGGCGGCGCTCGCCCGCGCACACGCGATCGCCGCCGAGATCTACGGCGTCGACGGCATCCAGGCCGAGATCGACGAGCTCGACAACGTCATCCCCGCGGAGATGCAGACCCGGATGCGCCTCATCCTGCGAACGCTCACCGAGCGCACCTCGCGCTGGATGGTCAACCATCGCAGGCAGGTCGATGCCGAGGCGGCCGTCGACTACTTCGGCACCGACGTACAACGGCTGCTGCGCGAGATGCCGAACCTCCTCGTCGGACGCGAGCTGGACATCATGCGTGAGCGGGCGGAGCGGCTCACCGAGGCGGGCGTGCCCGATGCCCTGGCGAACCGCGTCGCATCCGTCGAACCCGCGTACGCGGCTCTCGGCAACGTCGTCACGGCGAAGTCGCACGACGTTTCCGCCGCGGACGTTGCGCGCGTCCACTTCCAGCTCGGTGACTCCCTCGGCCTCGACCGGCTGCTGCGTCGCATCTCGTCGCTCCCGCGCGACGATCGCTGGCAGACGATGGCGCGTGCCGCGCTGCGCGACGACCTGTACGGCGTGCACCACGACCTCACCGGGCGCGTACTCCGCGACACGCCGGCCGACCTGAGCGCGGCCGAGCGGGTCAAGGCATGGATCGAGCAGGAGACCGGCACCCTCGATCGCATCGAGGGCATGCTCGAGGACATCTGGGGCGAGGAGACACCCGACCTGGCGCGGTTGTCGGTCGGCATGCGGGTCGTGCGGTCGCTGCTCGGCTGA
- a CDS encoding MMPL family transporter, whose translation MLGRLSDLMLQRRRRVLVIALIVALAAGASSATLFDKLKGGGFDDPGADSATAADILREDFGQGPSNLVLLVDSPDSVDDDTTATEASELVEQLTAEPYVEGVTSYWTAGQPDQLRSTDGDQALVLATVTGDDTEVDKRIGDLAPRYEGEHGSLDIEVGGYAMLQHEMSEQSTHDATIGEAIAFPIALVALLLVFGSVVAATLPLIVAFATLMLTLGVMWVLASVADVSVIAVNVVTLLGLGLAIDYSLLIVSRFREEIDGGREIPDALRNTVRSAGKTVAFSSVTVAIALSTLLWFPPVALRSMAYAGIAVALLSALTSLTILPALLAVAGPRVAKRRFGRSRTERSVEDGAWHRLASFVMRRPIPIATVVVVALLALGAPFLGLKLSSADERTMPESASSRQVADTIRTDFESGEQNALSVVVPGAGDDLDGYAAALSQLDDVARVDGAGGAYVDGAVAAEPGPGSERFRSGDAAYLSVVPSTGNQDALDDLVVDVRDVPAPSTAYVGGAAAVNHDVTVSLVDRLPVAGAALAISVVVLLFLLTGSALLPFIAMALSMLSLTATFGALVWIFQDGHLSGLLGGFTVTGALVATVPVMLFAVAFGLAMDYQVFLLSRIKEEYDRSGDSIGAVALGLEKVGRIVTAAAVLISLVFLGFLVSDITFMKAFGIGLPLAVLIDATLIRGALLPATMRLTGRATWWAPKPLRRFHERFGIHEGDSVEEPAPDPVRV comes from the coding sequence GTGCTGGGACGACTATCCGACCTGATGCTGCAACGACGGCGCAGGGTTCTCGTCATCGCGCTCATCGTCGCGCTCGCGGCGGGCGCGTCGAGCGCCACATTGTTCGACAAGCTCAAGGGCGGCGGGTTCGACGACCCCGGGGCGGACTCCGCCACCGCCGCGGACATCCTGCGAGAGGACTTCGGCCAGGGACCGTCGAACCTCGTACTGCTCGTCGACTCTCCCGACTCGGTGGATGACGACACGACCGCAACGGAAGCGAGTGAGCTCGTCGAGCAACTCACCGCGGAACCGTACGTCGAGGGTGTCACGTCGTACTGGACCGCGGGACAGCCCGACCAGTTGCGAAGCACCGACGGAGACCAAGCGCTCGTACTGGCGACCGTCACGGGCGACGACACCGAGGTCGACAAACGAATCGGCGACCTCGCGCCGCGGTACGAGGGCGAACACGGCTCCCTCGACATCGAGGTCGGCGGGTACGCGATGCTGCAGCACGAGATGAGCGAGCAGTCCACGCACGACGCGACCATCGGCGAGGCGATCGCGTTCCCGATCGCCCTCGTCGCTCTCCTGCTCGTCTTCGGCAGCGTCGTCGCCGCCACCCTGCCGCTGATCGTCGCGTTCGCAACGTTGATGCTCACCCTCGGAGTGATGTGGGTGCTCGCGAGCGTCGCCGACGTGTCGGTGATCGCGGTGAATGTCGTGACGCTGCTCGGACTCGGGCTCGCGATCGACTACAGCCTGCTCATCGTCAGTCGGTTCCGCGAGGAGATCGACGGCGGCCGAGAGATTCCGGATGCGTTGCGCAACACCGTCCGCTCGGCCGGCAAGACCGTCGCGTTCTCCTCGGTCACCGTCGCGATCGCACTCTCGACGCTGCTGTGGTTCCCGCCGGTTGCGCTGCGCTCCATGGCGTACGCGGGCATCGCCGTCGCGCTGCTGTCGGCGCTGACATCGCTGACGATCCTGCCGGCCCTGCTCGCGGTCGCGGGTCCCCGGGTAGCGAAGCGCCGCTTCGGGCGGTCGCGAACGGAGCGGAGTGTCGAGGACGGCGCCTGGCACCGCCTCGCGTCCTTCGTGATGCGTCGGCCGATACCGATCGCCACGGTCGTCGTCGTTGCCCTGCTCGCGCTCGGCGCGCCCTTCCTCGGCTTGAAACTCAGCTCCGCCGATGAGCGCACCATGCCCGAGTCGGCGAGCTCGCGACAGGTCGCCGACACCATTCGTACCGACTTCGAGTCGGGTGAGCAGAACGCGCTGAGTGTCGTCGTACCCGGTGCCGGCGACGATCTCGACGGCTACGCTGCCGCTCTGTCGCAGCTCGACGACGTCGCCCGGGTCGACGGCGCCGGTGGCGCGTACGTCGACGGCGCCGTCGCGGCGGAGCCCGGTCCTGGCAGCGAGCGTTTCCGGTCCGGCGATGCGGCATACCTCTCGGTCGTCCCGTCGACCGGCAACCAGGACGCGCTCGACGACCTCGTCGTGGACGTACGCGACGTGCCCGCACCGAGCACGGCGTACGTCGGAGGAGCGGCGGCGGTCAACCACGACGTCACGGTCTCCCTGGTCGACCGGTTGCCGGTCGCGGGCGCGGCGCTGGCGATCTCGGTGGTCGTGCTGTTGTTCCTGCTCACTGGAAGCGCGCTACTCCCCTTTATCGCAATGGCGTTGAGCATGTTGAGCCTCACCGCGACGTTCGGTGCGCTGGTGTGGATCTTCCAGGACGGACACCTGTCCGGTCTGCTCGGCGGGTTCACGGTGACCGGTGCATTGGTCGCGACGGTGCCGGTGATGTTGTTCGCGGTGGCCTTCGGGCTGGCGATGGACTACCAGGTGTTCCTGCTGTCGCGGATCAAGGAGGAGTACGACCGCAGCGGCGACAGCATCGGTGCCGTCGCGCTCGGCCTCGAGAAGGTCGGGCGGATCGTCACGGCCGCGGCGGTGTTGATCTCACTGGTCTTCCTCGGCTTCCTGGTCTCCGACATCACGTTCATGAAGGCGTTCGGAATCGGCCTGCCGCTCGCCGTACTCATCGACGCGACCCTGATCCGCGGTGCGCTGCTGCCGGCCACGATGCGGCTCACCGGCCGGGCAACCTGGTGGGCGCCGAAACCGCTGCGCCGGTTCCACGAACGGTTCGGGATCCACGAGGGTGACTCGGTCGAGGAACCGGCGCCTGATCCCGTCCGAGTGTGA
- a CDS encoding phosphotriesterase family protein, whose translation MIETVSGPIDASELGFTLPHEHVFINLMPEYRGDGLLNDPDLMALELEEFRREGGASVVETTSGGLGRDPQALRTVAERSGVAVVMGSGYYRDPYLPPHEIDRTSISGLSEVIVHDIEVGVDGTDVRAGIIGEVGCDKWYVSALEERCLRAAARAQLRTGVAITTHAARWPVGHAQLDIFEHEGVDPRRVIVGHCDSVPDAAYHVALAERGAYVQFDMLGIYTSEYEQAKRVRFVRNLVEAGYADRVLLSHDVCLRSSLLANGGVGYTHLARSFLPRMRDAGVSDELIDAFTVRNVADVLERR comes from the coding sequence GTGATTGAGACGGTGTCGGGCCCGATCGACGCTTCCGAGCTCGGCTTCACACTTCCCCACGAGCACGTGTTCATCAACCTGATGCCGGAGTACCGCGGCGACGGGCTGCTCAACGACCCGGACCTGATGGCACTCGAGCTCGAGGAGTTCAGACGCGAAGGCGGTGCGTCCGTCGTCGAAACCACGAGCGGCGGGCTCGGCCGCGACCCACAGGCGTTGCGTACGGTCGCTGAACGATCGGGCGTCGCAGTCGTCATGGGGTCGGGCTACTACCGCGACCCGTATCTGCCCCCGCACGAGATCGACCGCACGAGCATCAGCGGGCTCAGCGAGGTCATCGTTCACGACATCGAGGTCGGGGTGGACGGCACCGATGTTCGTGCCGGGATCATCGGTGAGGTCGGGTGCGACAAGTGGTACGTGAGCGCCCTGGAGGAGAGGTGTCTCAGAGCGGCCGCCCGCGCCCAGCTCCGCACCGGCGTCGCGATCACCACCCACGCTGCCCGGTGGCCGGTCGGCCATGCCCAGCTCGACATCTTCGAGCATGAAGGTGTCGACCCGCGGCGGGTCATCGTCGGCCACTGCGACTCGGTACCGGACGCCGCGTACCACGTCGCGCTGGCCGAACGCGGCGCGTACGTGCAGTTCGACATGCTCGGCATCTACACGTCGGAGTACGAGCAGGCCAAACGGGTCCGTTTCGTTCGCAACCTCGTCGAGGCGGGCTACGCCGACCGGGTACTGCTGTCGCACGACGTCTGCCTGCGAAGCTCGCTGCTCGCCAATGGCGGCGTCGGCTACACCCACCTCGCGCGGTCGTTCCTGCCACGGATGCGCGACGCAGGAGTCAGCGACGAGCTCATCGACGCATTCACCGTACGCAACGTTGCCGACGTCCTCGAGCGGCGTTAG
- a CDS encoding ABC transporter ATP-binding protein, with protein MGVGISVDRLTMRYGDLVAVDEVTFDVRPGEFFGLLGPNGAGKTTTLEMIEGLRKPVGGSVTVDGTAPSGRDPALLRRMGVQLQASSFFERLTAREQLDTFRRLYGVDAERVDAMLDHVGLADKADVRTEDLSGGQKQRLSIACALVHDPDVVFLDEPTAALDPQARRNLWDLLQGLNDSGRTVVLTTHYMDEAEELCDRVAIIDHGRILELDTPAALIRSLEAPVQISLVHDSLPREQLESLPGVDHVGHDDGALTITTAEPAAVLTWLAERDALDGLSVKGATLEDVFLDRTGREYRA; from the coding sequence ATGGGAGTGGGGATCAGCGTCGACCGGCTGACCATGCGGTACGGCGACCTGGTCGCCGTCGACGAGGTCACCTTCGACGTACGCCCCGGCGAGTTCTTCGGACTGCTCGGTCCCAACGGTGCTGGCAAGACCACGACGCTCGAGATGATCGAGGGACTGCGCAAGCCGGTGGGCGGCAGTGTCACCGTCGACGGCACCGCACCGTCCGGGCGCGATCCCGCGCTCCTGCGGCGGATGGGCGTCCAGCTACAGGCATCGTCGTTCTTCGAGCGGTTGACCGCGCGCGAACAGCTCGACACGTTTCGCCGGTTGTACGGCGTGGACGCCGAGCGCGTCGATGCGATGCTCGACCACGTCGGACTGGCCGACAAGGCCGACGTACGCACGGAAGACCTCTCGGGCGGTCAGAAGCAGCGGTTGTCCATTGCTTGCGCCCTGGTGCACGACCCGGACGTCGTCTTCCTCGACGAGCCGACCGCGGCACTGGACCCGCAGGCGCGTCGCAACCTGTGGGACCTGTTGCAGGGACTCAACGACTCGGGTCGCACCGTCGTCCTGACGACCCACTACATGGACGAGGCCGAGGAGCTGTGTGACCGGGTGGCGATCATCGACCACGGCCGCATCCTCGAGCTCGACACACCGGCGGCCCTGATCCGCAGCCTCGAGGCGCCGGTGCAGATCAGCCTCGTCCACGACTCGCTGCCTCGCGAACAGCTCGAGTCGCTGCCAGGGGTCGACCACGTCGGCCACGACGACGGGGCGCTGACGATCACGACGGCCGAACCCGCGGCCGTGCTCACCTGGCTCGCCGAGCGGGACGCACTCGACGGCCTGTCGGTCAAGGGCGCAACCCTCGAGGACGTCTTCCTCGACCGCACGGGCCGGGAGTACCGCGCATGA
- the sigJ gene encoding RNA polymerase sigma factor SigJ, whose amino-acid sequence MPSDPVDLDAETVAFTEHRQTLFQVAYRMLGSVADTEDVLQEVWLSWASSSRDEVENPRAYLIRTTVNESLRRLGRAQRRRETYVGPWLPEPLVEEAEPDAADPAVRADDISMALLVVLETLGPLERAVFILRETFGYDYAEIGRILDRKPAAVRQLAHRARGHVRAGRPRFDADPQLRKAATERFMAATLGGNLDALLEVLAPDVTLWTDGGGVVRAARQVVSGRDKVGRLIAGLVERGDFTGLEYRQVEVNGDPGVLISGDGESYGIMLVELAPDGEHIQEIYGIINPDKLRGVNL is encoded by the coding sequence ATGCCATCCGACCCGGTGGATCTCGACGCCGAGACCGTAGCCTTCACCGAGCACCGCCAGACGCTGTTCCAGGTGGCATACCGCATGCTCGGCTCCGTCGCCGACACAGAGGACGTCCTGCAGGAGGTCTGGCTCTCCTGGGCATCCTCGTCGCGCGACGAGGTCGAGAACCCGCGTGCGTACCTGATCCGCACGACCGTCAACGAGTCACTGCGCAGGCTGGGTCGAGCGCAACGGCGGCGGGAGACGTACGTCGGCCCGTGGCTGCCCGAGCCGCTCGTCGAAGAAGCGGAACCCGACGCAGCGGATCCGGCGGTACGCGCCGACGACATCTCGATGGCGCTGCTCGTCGTGCTCGAGACGCTCGGCCCGCTGGAGCGCGCGGTGTTCATCCTGCGCGAGACATTCGGCTACGACTACGCGGAGATCGGCCGCATCCTCGATCGCAAGCCCGCCGCCGTACGCCAGCTCGCCCATCGCGCCCGCGGGCACGTACGTGCCGGACGACCGCGGTTCGACGCCGACCCTCAGCTTCGCAAGGCGGCCACCGAACGGTTCATGGCGGCCACGCTCGGCGGCAATCTCGATGCGCTGCTCGAGGTGCTCGCGCCCGACGTCACGCTGTGGACCGACGGTGGAGGCGTCGTACGCGCGGCACGACAGGTCGTCAGCGGCCGCGACAAGGTCGGGCGGCTCATCGCCGGATTGGTCGAGCGCGGGGACTTCACGGGGCTGGAGTACCGCCAGGTCGAGGTCAACGGCGATCCAGGCGTGCTCATCTCCGGGGACGGCGAGAGCTACGGCATCATGCTCGTCGAGCTGGCACCCGATGGCGAGCACATCCAGGAGATCTACGGCATCATCAATCCCGACAAGCTGCGCGGCGTCAACCTCTGA
- a CDS encoding ABC transporter permease, which produces MTGFVSLATAMAKGFIRDRMAMFFAILFPLMFLVLFAGLFNDEGDAPKSSVIQVGDVALLDDAPKQAKESYDEVLDISKSDDLDAAIADVREGDADAVITQQGDTIHVDYTAADQVGAATLQGVLQSIVQSANVQATGEPPTFNMETDQVEDESLTTVQYMTPGLLGWAIAMGATFGAAANLVVWRKNGMLRRLRLAPIPTSSIVLSRVVVSIGIAALQTVIFVSIASAFFGLQMTGGAWLSIPLLVCGTLSFMAIGLLAGSVSKTEEGATGLANFVILPMAFLSGSFFPLDEAPGWLQAVSQAFPLKHLNDGMLDVMVRGEGVAAIVGPCAFLLAIAAVLTAISARLFRWDAT; this is translated from the coding sequence ATGACGGGATTCGTCAGCCTGGCCACCGCGATGGCCAAGGGCTTCATCCGCGATCGGATGGCGATGTTCTTCGCGATCCTGTTTCCGTTGATGTTCCTCGTGCTGTTCGCCGGGTTGTTCAACGACGAGGGAGATGCGCCGAAGAGCTCGGTCATCCAGGTCGGCGATGTCGCGCTGCTCGATGACGCTCCGAAGCAGGCGAAGGAGTCGTACGACGAGGTGCTGGACATCTCGAAGTCCGACGACCTCGACGCGGCGATCGCCGACGTACGCGAGGGCGATGCCGACGCGGTGATCACCCAGCAGGGCGACACGATCCATGTCGACTACACCGCCGCCGACCAGGTCGGCGCTGCGACGCTGCAGGGCGTACTCCAGTCGATCGTGCAGAGCGCGAACGTACAAGCGACCGGTGAGCCGCCGACGTTCAACATGGAGACCGACCAGGTCGAGGACGAGTCGCTGACGACGGTCCAGTACATGACCCCCGGCCTGCTGGGGTGGGCGATCGCCATGGGAGCGACGTTCGGCGCGGCCGCGAACCTCGTGGTGTGGCGCAAGAACGGCATGTTGCGCCGACTTCGGCTCGCGCCGATCCCCACCTCGTCGATCGTGCTCTCGCGGGTGGTGGTGAGCATCGGGATCGCCGCGCTGCAGACCGTCATCTTCGTCTCGATCGCGAGCGCGTTCTTCGGGCTGCAGATGACGGGTGGCGCGTGGCTGTCGATTCCGTTGCTCGTCTGCGGCACGCTGTCGTTCATGGCGATCGGCCTGCTTGCCGGTTCGGTCTCGAAGACCGAGGAGGGCGCGACGGGCCTGGCGAACTTCGTCATCTTGCCGATGGCGTTCCTGTCGGGGTCGTTCTTCCCGCTCGACGAGGCGCCGGGCTGGCTGCAGGCGGTGAGCCAGGCGTTCCCGCTCAAGCACCTGAACGACGGGATGCTGGATGTGATGGTCCGCGGCGAGGGGGTCGCCGCGATCGTGGGTCCGTGCGCGTTCCTGCTGGCGATCGCGGCAGTACTCACCGCGATCTCGGCGCGGCTGTTCCGATGGGACGCCACGTAG